From Myxococcus xanthus, a single genomic window includes:
- a CDS encoding FG-GAP-like repeat-containing protein, which yields MSRLTRAAPFLALLAAACSDEPAPARVAQPHQTDQCTGLAALTLTAQPARVRVSSPVALVATGGSGHYTYLLEPGGSSGELVGSRFLAGRTPGTDTLVVEDARCPGVSATTQVNVAATFNVAPVRAELRPGTSFQVVTDGVLGSAMYLLSADGSGATLSPGGLYTAGTREGLDVITVRDTQSGDEAVLQYEVRTHARLTGAPAFLAVPSGSSVPLATRGGSDRVNWTKESGPGTLAGGRLTIEPGATGVAVLNAADPFTGDTARVSVRVLDELTRPGLPHGRLSDAATLVTADFDGDGHLDLAVGQRESDLNEPSGGAVFIFKGGSGGLPTEPTWVLTGTTETAQFGDALAAGDLDGDGRAELLVSSPGADVAVTNAGAVYLYTFRSGAPAPLRQQLTGLLRNAAFGSGMAIADFEGDGDLDVVVGSPLGDLAPTNAIRNRGTVDIYASTRSSPVPDLPTVRLGGWDLTQDGALVSRSSTELGRALVTGDLNGDGLVDLAALSRVSRYNASGAVSGAQMAISVFLARAQGARFRASPDVYVLPANTADSNEGTWRLGVIPAEGTRPPLLLAVADRADSPDLRSSGGLQSGSDSGGALLFDLTGYSATGEPANRPPQVTREAAFARIYGEASGINAGRSWAVMDVDGEPGLELLLGAPYASAPSGVGSGTLRWSGKILVYPLATLTQGSILNRPLTVINGTAVSDTLGSGLATWGPAANPSLVAFAGRSSSAQGAFTGSVELYHRQGASVTEWTRTSVRVPAKPSVERFGEAVAIAQGPQGRPLVLTGAPGWSGPGTSNDGNALTIGRAYVHDVSAPAQATVVEEGLPSPHQAGRNVGVDVAFSDFNGDGRPDLVVGASNFYVPGTGTTSSNNELNNTYTSVPAACVTSGTQSVGGALVSLGQPDGSFKPAYRLFAPNVIADCTLEPEALCRRTGIGRGVVGGFDLNGDGRQDVGLLRNDGMEVFLGRAPEDASLAKLSMMCEPIYTMPSMDIQTFAPVSLGDLNGDGCDELAWRYAEGSRSGVAILLGFDAGGARCGGRSTATLWRIAGDSEVQLTNMGLGLSMTRAGRFLGDTRDFVAISATSVPFNGVTQPVVLLFDKTVLVNRMQALQSAGSPLVVGALGDGLNPIVLVHRHRAVNFGARLVGGTDLTGDNIPDLLVSAPGASEASDGGGAVFLYAGGVGQQGALSPFLMVVGDGSERSALGQAMSMMPGSGSSPPMLVIGAPRSYRTGTQNGTAFVLPLGF from the coding sequence GCGCGTGCGTGTGTCGAGCCCCGTGGCCCTGGTGGCCACCGGCGGCAGCGGTCATTACACCTACCTGCTGGAGCCGGGAGGCTCCTCGGGTGAGCTGGTGGGCAGCCGCTTCCTGGCGGGGCGCACGCCGGGCACGGACACGTTGGTGGTGGAGGACGCGCGCTGCCCGGGCGTGAGCGCCACCACGCAGGTCAACGTGGCGGCGACGTTCAACGTCGCGCCCGTGCGCGCGGAGCTGCGGCCGGGCACCTCCTTCCAGGTGGTGACGGACGGCGTGCTGGGTTCGGCCATGTACCTGCTGTCGGCCGACGGCTCCGGCGCCACGCTGTCGCCTGGCGGCCTCTATACGGCCGGCACGCGTGAGGGCTTGGACGTCATCACCGTGCGCGACACGCAGTCGGGCGACGAGGCGGTGCTCCAGTACGAGGTCCGCACTCATGCCCGGTTGACCGGAGCGCCGGCCTTCCTCGCCGTTCCCTCGGGTTCGTCCGTGCCGCTGGCCACGCGCGGTGGCAGTGACCGGGTGAACTGGACGAAGGAGTCCGGCCCCGGGACGCTGGCGGGCGGCCGGCTGACCATCGAGCCCGGCGCTACCGGCGTGGCGGTGCTCAATGCGGCGGACCCCTTCACCGGGGACACGGCGCGGGTGTCGGTGCGCGTGCTGGACGAGCTGACGCGGCCGGGACTGCCGCACGGCCGTCTGTCCGACGCGGCCACCCTGGTGACGGCGGACTTCGACGGTGACGGCCACCTGGACCTGGCGGTGGGGCAGCGCGAGAGCGACCTGAACGAGCCGTCGGGCGGCGCCGTGTTCATCTTCAAGGGGGGGAGCGGCGGCCTGCCGACGGAGCCCACGTGGGTGCTCACCGGCACCACGGAGACGGCGCAGTTCGGTGACGCGCTGGCCGCGGGCGACCTGGATGGGGACGGGCGCGCGGAGCTGCTGGTGTCCTCGCCGGGCGCGGACGTGGCCGTCACCAACGCCGGCGCGGTGTACCTCTACACCTTCCGAAGCGGGGCGCCGGCGCCGCTGCGCCAGCAGCTCACCGGCCTGCTCCGCAACGCGGCGTTCGGCTCGGGCATGGCCATCGCGGACTTCGAGGGCGACGGCGACCTGGACGTGGTGGTGGGCTCGCCGCTGGGCGACCTGGCCCCCACCAACGCCATCCGCAACCGCGGCACGGTGGACATCTACGCGTCGACGCGGAGCTCGCCGGTGCCGGACCTCCCCACGGTGCGGCTGGGCGGCTGGGATTTGACGCAGGACGGCGCCCTGGTGTCGCGCAGCAGCACCGAGCTGGGCCGCGCGCTGGTGACGGGCGACCTCAACGGGGACGGCCTGGTGGACCTGGCGGCGCTGAGCCGGGTGTCCCGGTACAACGCGTCCGGAGCGGTGTCGGGCGCGCAGATGGCCATCTCCGTCTTCCTGGCACGCGCGCAAGGCGCGCGCTTCCGGGCATCGCCGGACGTGTACGTGCTGCCGGCCAACACGGCGGACAGCAACGAGGGCACGTGGCGGCTGGGCGTCATCCCCGCCGAGGGCACGCGGCCTCCGCTGCTGCTGGCGGTGGCGGACCGGGCGGACTCGCCGGACCTGCGCTCGAGCGGGGGCCTGCAGTCCGGCAGTGATTCGGGTGGTGCGCTGCTGTTCGATTTGACGGGCTACTCCGCCACCGGCGAGCCCGCCAACCGGCCGCCCCAGGTGACGCGCGAGGCGGCCTTCGCCCGCATCTACGGCGAGGCCAGCGGCATCAACGCGGGCCGGAGCTGGGCGGTGATGGACGTCGACGGCGAGCCGGGCCTGGAGCTGCTCCTGGGCGCGCCGTACGCGTCCGCGCCATCGGGTGTGGGGAGCGGCACGCTGCGCTGGAGCGGCAAGATTCTCGTCTATCCCCTGGCCACGCTCACGCAGGGCAGCATCCTCAACCGGCCGCTGACGGTCATCAACGGGACGGCGGTGTCGGACACGCTGGGCTCGGGGCTGGCGACCTGGGGCCCCGCGGCGAACCCGTCGCTGGTGGCCTTCGCGGGCCGGTCCTCTTCGGCTCAGGGGGCCTTCACCGGCAGCGTGGAGCTGTACCACCGTCAAGGCGCGTCGGTGACGGAGTGGACGCGCACCAGCGTCCGGGTGCCTGCGAAGCCGAGCGTGGAGCGCTTCGGCGAGGCGGTAGCGATTGCTCAGGGCCCGCAGGGCCGTCCGCTGGTGCTCACGGGCGCGCCGGGCTGGTCCGGCCCCGGCACCAGCAATGACGGCAACGCCCTGACCATTGGCCGTGCCTACGTGCACGACGTGTCGGCGCCCGCGCAGGCCACCGTGGTGGAGGAGGGCCTGCCCTCGCCGCACCAGGCGGGCCGCAACGTGGGCGTGGACGTGGCCTTCTCCGACTTCAACGGCGACGGGCGTCCAGACCTGGTGGTGGGCGCGTCCAACTTCTACGTGCCGGGCACGGGCACCACGAGCTCCAACAACGAGCTCAACAACACGTACACGTCGGTGCCCGCCGCGTGTGTCACCAGTGGCACCCAGTCGGTGGGCGGTGCCCTGGTGTCACTGGGACAGCCGGACGGCAGCTTCAAGCCGGCGTACCGGCTGTTCGCGCCGAACGTCATCGCGGACTGCACGTTGGAGCCGGAGGCCCTCTGCCGGCGTACCGGCATCGGGCGCGGCGTGGTGGGCGGGTTTGATTTGAACGGCGATGGCCGCCAGGACGTGGGCCTGCTGCGCAACGACGGCATGGAGGTGTTCCTGGGCCGCGCGCCCGAGGACGCGTCGCTGGCGAAGCTGAGCATGATGTGTGAGCCCATCTACACGATGCCGTCCATGGACATTCAAACGTTCGCGCCGGTGTCGTTGGGCGACCTCAACGGTGATGGCTGTGACGAGCTGGCCTGGCGCTACGCGGAAGGGTCGCGGTCAGGCGTGGCCATCCTGCTGGGCTTCGACGCGGGCGGCGCGCGCTGCGGCGGGCGCAGTACGGCCACGCTGTGGCGCATCGCCGGTGACAGCGAGGTGCAGCTCACCAACATGGGCCTGGGCCTGAGCATGACGCGCGCGGGCCGGTTCCTGGGCGACACGCGTGACTTCGTGGCCATCAGCGCCACCAGTGTGCCCTTCAACGGCGTGACGCAGCCGGTGGTGCTGCTCTTCGACAAGACGGTGCTGGTGAACCGGATGCAGGCGCTCCAGTCCGCGGGCTCGCCGCTGGTGGTGGGCGCGCTGGGCGACGGCCTCAACCCCATTGTCCTGGTCCACCGTCACCGCGCTGTGAACTTCGGCGCGCGGTTGGTGGGCGGCACGGACCTCACGGGCGACAACATCCCCGACCTGCTGGTGAGCGCGCCGGGCGCCTCCGAGGCGTCCGACGGCGGTGGCGCGGTGTTTCTCTATGCTGGCGGGGTTGGCCAGCAGGGCGCGCTTTCACCGTTCCTCATGGTGGTGGGAGATGGCTCGGAGCGCTCGGCGCTGGGGCAGGCGATGTCGATGATGCCGGGCAGCGGCAGCTCGCCGCCCATGCTCGTCATCGGCGCGCCGCGCAGCTACCGGACGGGGACGCAGAACGGCACGGCCTTCGTGTTGCCGCTCGGCTTCTGA
- a CDS encoding membrane protein yields the protein MGAEALGWFSSFVLLLTIAVQVHKQWKSGSSEGVSKWLFVGQMTASVGFTLYSWKVGNWVFVVTNALMLLSAVLGAVIVLKHRRVARRKHATQPRAPSDAVHA from the coding sequence ATGGGGGCCGAAGCCCTGGGGTGGTTCAGTTCATTCGTCCTGCTGTTGACCATCGCTGTCCAGGTCCACAAGCAGTGGAAGTCAGGCTCGAGCGAGGGTGTGTCCAAGTGGCTCTTCGTGGGGCAGATGACGGCCTCCGTGGGGTTCACGCTCTACAGTTGGAAGGTCGGCAACTGGGTCTTCGTGGTGACGAACGCGCTGATGCTGTTGAGCGCGGTGCTGGGGGCCGTGATTGTCCTCAAGCACCGCCGGGTCGCGCGGAGGAAGCACGCCACCCAGCCGCGCGCGCCCTCTGACGCCGTGCACGCCTGA
- a CDS encoding ferritin-like domain-containing protein: MADKSEVARLRSLAQLDADAVGAYDAALARIPEQLVRERLNGFRIDHVRHVQDLNALIHEAGGTPLELRLDLKGTAMVGLTAMSSMMGTEAALVAMLGNEEFSNRAYDVALRFDWRPEVRELIEKHREDERRHVMWIRDAVRTRPWERARAIAEEGSEAPA; this comes from the coding sequence ATGGCCGACAAATCGGAAGTGGCCCGGCTGCGCAGCCTGGCCCAGCTCGACGCGGATGCCGTGGGTGCCTACGACGCGGCCCTGGCCCGGATTCCGGAACAGTTGGTCCGCGAGCGGCTCAACGGATTCCGAATCGACCACGTCCGGCACGTACAGGACCTGAACGCCCTCATCCACGAGGCGGGCGGGACGCCGCTGGAGTTGCGCCTGGACCTCAAGGGAACGGCGATGGTGGGCCTGACGGCGATGTCCAGCATGATGGGCACCGAGGCCGCGCTGGTGGCCATGCTTGGCAACGAGGAGTTCTCCAACCGCGCCTACGACGTCGCCCTGCGCTTCGACTGGCGCCCCGAGGTCCGTGAGCTGATCGAAAAGCACCGGGAGGACGAGCGGCGCCACGTGATGTGGATTCGCGACGCCGTCCGGACACGCCCCTGGGAGCGGGCACGCGCCATCGCCGAGGAAGGCTCCGAAGCCCCCGCCTGA